One Brassica napus cultivar Da-Ae chromosome C2, Da-Ae, whole genome shotgun sequence DNA window includes the following coding sequences:
- the LOC106384559 gene encoding glutathione S-transferase T3-like, which yields MDPYSQHCSFQNLLNSQQPSTQHPYQSVREPCIDTVSASHASVFGSQWTEDGNDDAETVSDRKERRKWSPTEDGVLISAWLNTSKDPVVGNEQKAIAFWKRVAAYFAAIPKLACLQKREPTHCKQRWGKINEGVCKFVGCYDAATKQRSSGQNENDVLKMAHEIFYNDYKVKFTLEHAWLELRHDQKWCGASSDKVQSKRRKLDDGSAQSSTFVPGSHGEDEARPVGLKASKAKEKRLVSKQGTLEEEVKERMEFQSMWMIRQNDFALKEKLNKQKLLDSLIAKTEPLSELEIALKNKLINDMLAI from the coding sequence ATGGATCCATATAGTCAACATTGTAGCTTTCAAAACCTCTTAAACAGTCAACAACCAAGCACTCAACACCCTTATCAGTCTGTTCGTGAACCTTGTATAGACACAGTCTCTGCGTCGCATGCCTCTGTCTTCGGTTCACAATGGACTGAAGATGGCAACGACGATGCAGAGACTGTGTCTGACCGTAAAGAGAGACGTAAATGGTCACCAACAGAAGATGGTGTGCTGATAAGTGCTTGGTTAAACACCTCCAAAGACCCAGTTGTAGGGAATGAGCAGAAAGCAATTGCGTTTTGGAAACGAGTTGCGGCGTATTTTGCTGCGATTCCAAAGCTGGCTTGTTTACAGAAGAGAGAGCCAACGCACTGTAAACAAAGGTGGGGGAAGATCAATGAGGGGGTCTGCAAATTTGTTGGCTGTTATGATGCTGCAACGAAGCAGAGATCGAGTGGACAGAATGAGAATGACGTTTTGAAGATGGCTCATGAGATTTTCTACAATGATTACAAGGTGAAGTTCACACTGGAGCATGCATGGTTGGAGCTTCGCCATGATCAGAAATGGTGTGGAGCTTCTTCTGATAAAGTACAGTCTAAAAGAAGGAAGTTAGATGACGGATCTGCACAGTCATCAACCTTTGTGCCAGGAAGCCATGGAGAGGATGAAGCTCGGCCTGTTGGTCTTAAAGCATCAAAGGCCAAAGAAAAAAGGTTAGTGAGCAAGCAAGGGACTTTGGAAGAGGAAGTGAAGGAGAGGATGGAGTTTCAGAGCATGTGGATGATAAGGCAAAATGACTTTGCTTTGAAGGAGAAGCTTAACAAGCAAAAATTGCTTGATAGCCTCATTGCCAAGACAGAGCCACTGAGTGAACTTGAAATAGCTTTGAAAAATAAGCTTATTAATGACATGTTGGCTATTTAG